A stretch of the Xiphophorus couchianus chromosome 15, X_couchianus-1.0, whole genome shotgun sequence genome encodes the following:
- the esco2 gene encoding N-acetyltransferase ESCO2 isoform X1 — translation MITSTRKRRLSSMDPESHPTKEEKMSPVKRRKQPTERLLSPTGSQHGGQESPRKPAGSPRRSFRNSPAKPSVVTSSFYGKQKSVYLTPLERKAVKESLPFRLSALPSPPQADKKTDEKMKKAAKRGNKPRKSSVGSSKRAKKETRSSQSPVKKIQLTRCNTSSAAANPTSSSSSEPPNNKPAEAKKAITISFGSLKPKPKIFVGAAFFGTGKKPTSMYKKSAPRSSTRPAPVQTKSRPEPQQNKEMPMQQDEKVVQQQQEPEKQINVEENQDRTKQRTKFDPTDWMDVIDEEEKTPRPSSSPKLLVETHGITKRLKIVLSRTPSPKSATSSISSLDDLMADGGSEPTFDQGDINPTKASSKASGAMYPIFDSLSKRLSAALRSPVSCSTPSASSGASLQPPSSAAKERQTRRKKEKLDSDQLIIDAGQKQFGATTCSSCGMVYSADNPEDNFQHTQFHQRFLDSIKYVGWKKERVVAEFWDGKIILVLPDDPKYAVKKAEEVRRIADNELGFQQVTLSRPTQAKTFLFINTDRLVVGCLVAEPIRQAYRVLEQPDQNKDMRKDDFMDRHRAWCCSTVPEQALCGISRIWVFSLARRQAIATRMLDTVRSIFMFGSYLTKEEIAFSDPTPDGKLFATKYCNTPTFLIYNFVA, via the exons ATGATAACTTCAACCAGGAAGCGAAGACTGTCCTCCATGGACCCTGAAAG CCACCCAACCAAGGAGGAGAAAATGTCTCCGGTGAAGAGGAGAAAGCAGCCAACAGAGCGGCTGCTTTCACCAACCGGGTCGCAGCATGGCGGACAGGAGTCGCCACGTAAGCCAGCAG GCTCTCCGCGCAGATCGTTCCGTAATTCCCCAGCGAAGCCTTCGGTGGTGACGAGTTCCTTCTACGGCAAGCAGAAGAGCGTTTATCTCACCCCGCTTGAGAGGAAGGCAGTGAAGGAATCTCTTCCTTTCCGTCTGTCTGCCTTGCCTTCTCCTCCTCAAGctgacaaaaaaacagatgagaaaatgAAGAAAGCTGCAAAAAGAGGCAACAAACCCAGAAAATCATCCGTGGGATCCAGTAAGAGAGCGAAGAAGGAAACCAGAAGTTCTCAATCACCTGTAAAGAAAATTCAGCTGACCAGATGCAACACaag cagtGCTGCAGCTAATCCgacatccagcagcagcagcgaacCTCCAAACAACAAACCGGCAGAGGCGAAGAAGGCGATCACCATTTCTTTTGGCAGCCTGAAACCGAAGCCGAAGATCTTCGTCGGAGCCGCTTTCTTTGGTACAGGAAAGAAGCCGACGTCCATGTACAAAAAGTCGGCTCCAAGGTCGTCGACCAGGCCCGCTCCAGTCCAAACTAAGAGCCGCCCTGAACCGCAGCAGAACAAGGAGATGCCAATGCAGCAGGATGAAAAGGTCGTCCAACAACAGCAAGAACCAGAAAAG CAAATAAATGTGGAGGAGAACCAAGACAGAACTAAGCAGAGGACAAAGTTTGATCCAACTGACTGGATGGACGTCATCGATGAGGAGgaaaaaactccccgtccatcCAG TTCCCCCAAATTGTTGGTGGAAACGCATGGAATTACAAAACGGCTGAAGATTGTTCTTTCCAGAACTCCAAGTCCAAAATCTGCAACATCGTCCATCAGCAGTCTG gatGACTTGATGGCAGATGGAGGCTCTGAGCCGACCTTTGACCAAGGCGACATAAACCCCACCAAAGCGTCCTCCAAAG CTTCTGGAGCCATGTACCCCATATTTGATTCTTTGTCAAAAAG GTTGAGTGCAGCTCTGCGTTCCCCGGTGTCCTGCAGCACGCCGTCCGCCTCCTCAGGAGCTTCACTGCAGCCGCCATCATCCGCAGCTAAAGAGCGACAAACTCGCAGGAAGAAGGAGAAGCTGGACAGCGACCAGCTCATCATC GATGCTGGACAGAAGCAGTTTGGAGCAACGACCTGCAGCTCCTGTGGGATGGTCTACAGCGCTGACAACCCAGAGGACAATTTCCAGCACACCCAGTTCCACCAGCGGTTCCTGGACTCCATCAAATACGTG ggtTGGAAGAAGGAGCGGGTGGTGGCCGAGTTCTGGGACGGTAAAATCATCCTGGTTTTACCCGACGATCCAAAATATGCAGTGAAAAAG GCTGAAGAAGTGCGTCGCATAGCGGACAACGAGTTGGGGTTCCAGCAAGTGACTCTAAGCCGACCAACTCAGGCTAAAACCTTCCTGTTCATCAACACAGACAGACTGGTGGTGGGATGCCTGGTGGCTGAACCCATAAGACAG GCCTACAGGGTTCTGGAACAGCCAGATCAAAACAAGGACATGAGGAAGGACGACTTCATGGATCGCCACAGAGCCTGGTGCTGCTCCACCGTCCCGGAACAAGCGCTGTGTGGCATCAGCCGGATCTGGGTCTTCAGCCTGGCGAGGCGGCAGGCCATTGCAACCCGTATGCTGGACACAGTGAG GAGCATATTCATGTTCGGGAGTTACCTGACCAAGGAGGAAATCGCCTTTTCTGATCCGACACCGGACGGGAAGTTGTTTGCCACTAAATACTGCAACACGCCGACCTTCCTTATTTACAACTTCGTCGCATGA
- the esco2 gene encoding N-acetyltransferase ESCO2 isoform X2, whose protein sequence is MITSTRKRRLSSMDPESHPTKEEKMSPVKRRKQPTERLLSPTGSQHGGQESPRKPAGSPRRSFRNSPAKPSVVTSSFYGKQKSVYLTPLERKAVKESLPFRLSALPSPPQADKKTDEKMKKAAKRGNKPRKSSVGSSKRAKKETRSSQSPVKKIQLTRCNTSAAANPTSSSSSEPPNNKPAEAKKAITISFGSLKPKPKIFVGAAFFGTGKKPTSMYKKSAPRSSTRPAPVQTKSRPEPQQNKEMPMQQDEKVVQQQQEPEKQINVEENQDRTKQRTKFDPTDWMDVIDEEEKTPRPSSSPKLLVETHGITKRLKIVLSRTPSPKSATSSISSLDDLMADGGSEPTFDQGDINPTKASSKASGAMYPIFDSLSKRLSAALRSPVSCSTPSASSGASLQPPSSAAKERQTRRKKEKLDSDQLIIDAGQKQFGATTCSSCGMVYSADNPEDNFQHTQFHQRFLDSIKYVGWKKERVVAEFWDGKIILVLPDDPKYAVKKAEEVRRIADNELGFQQVTLSRPTQAKTFLFINTDRLVVGCLVAEPIRQAYRVLEQPDQNKDMRKDDFMDRHRAWCCSTVPEQALCGISRIWVFSLARRQAIATRMLDTVRSIFMFGSYLTKEEIAFSDPTPDGKLFATKYCNTPTFLIYNFVA, encoded by the exons ATGATAACTTCAACCAGGAAGCGAAGACTGTCCTCCATGGACCCTGAAAG CCACCCAACCAAGGAGGAGAAAATGTCTCCGGTGAAGAGGAGAAAGCAGCCAACAGAGCGGCTGCTTTCACCAACCGGGTCGCAGCATGGCGGACAGGAGTCGCCACGTAAGCCAGCAG GCTCTCCGCGCAGATCGTTCCGTAATTCCCCAGCGAAGCCTTCGGTGGTGACGAGTTCCTTCTACGGCAAGCAGAAGAGCGTTTATCTCACCCCGCTTGAGAGGAAGGCAGTGAAGGAATCTCTTCCTTTCCGTCTGTCTGCCTTGCCTTCTCCTCCTCAAGctgacaaaaaaacagatgagaaaatgAAGAAAGCTGCAAAAAGAGGCAACAAACCCAGAAAATCATCCGTGGGATCCAGTAAGAGAGCGAAGAAGGAAACCAGAAGTTCTCAATCACCTGTAAAGAAAATTCAGCTGACCAGATGCAACACaag tGCTGCAGCTAATCCgacatccagcagcagcagcgaacCTCCAAACAACAAACCGGCAGAGGCGAAGAAGGCGATCACCATTTCTTTTGGCAGCCTGAAACCGAAGCCGAAGATCTTCGTCGGAGCCGCTTTCTTTGGTACAGGAAAGAAGCCGACGTCCATGTACAAAAAGTCGGCTCCAAGGTCGTCGACCAGGCCCGCTCCAGTCCAAACTAAGAGCCGCCCTGAACCGCAGCAGAACAAGGAGATGCCAATGCAGCAGGATGAAAAGGTCGTCCAACAACAGCAAGAACCAGAAAAG CAAATAAATGTGGAGGAGAACCAAGACAGAACTAAGCAGAGGACAAAGTTTGATCCAACTGACTGGATGGACGTCATCGATGAGGAGgaaaaaactccccgtccatcCAG TTCCCCCAAATTGTTGGTGGAAACGCATGGAATTACAAAACGGCTGAAGATTGTTCTTTCCAGAACTCCAAGTCCAAAATCTGCAACATCGTCCATCAGCAGTCTG gatGACTTGATGGCAGATGGAGGCTCTGAGCCGACCTTTGACCAAGGCGACATAAACCCCACCAAAGCGTCCTCCAAAG CTTCTGGAGCCATGTACCCCATATTTGATTCTTTGTCAAAAAG GTTGAGTGCAGCTCTGCGTTCCCCGGTGTCCTGCAGCACGCCGTCCGCCTCCTCAGGAGCTTCACTGCAGCCGCCATCATCCGCAGCTAAAGAGCGACAAACTCGCAGGAAGAAGGAGAAGCTGGACAGCGACCAGCTCATCATC GATGCTGGACAGAAGCAGTTTGGAGCAACGACCTGCAGCTCCTGTGGGATGGTCTACAGCGCTGACAACCCAGAGGACAATTTCCAGCACACCCAGTTCCACCAGCGGTTCCTGGACTCCATCAAATACGTG ggtTGGAAGAAGGAGCGGGTGGTGGCCGAGTTCTGGGACGGTAAAATCATCCTGGTTTTACCCGACGATCCAAAATATGCAGTGAAAAAG GCTGAAGAAGTGCGTCGCATAGCGGACAACGAGTTGGGGTTCCAGCAAGTGACTCTAAGCCGACCAACTCAGGCTAAAACCTTCCTGTTCATCAACACAGACAGACTGGTGGTGGGATGCCTGGTGGCTGAACCCATAAGACAG GCCTACAGGGTTCTGGAACAGCCAGATCAAAACAAGGACATGAGGAAGGACGACTTCATGGATCGCCACAGAGCCTGGTGCTGCTCCACCGTCCCGGAACAAGCGCTGTGTGGCATCAGCCGGATCTGGGTCTTCAGCCTGGCGAGGCGGCAGGCCATTGCAACCCGTATGCTGGACACAGTGAG GAGCATATTCATGTTCGGGAGTTACCTGACCAAGGAGGAAATCGCCTTTTCTGATCCGACACCGGACGGGAAGTTGTTTGCCACTAAATACTGCAACACGCCGACCTTCCTTATTTACAACTTCGTCGCATGA
- the pbk gene encoding lymphokine-activated killer T-cell-originated protein kinase homolog: MASLNEDRAFKTPIRGQVRSSGSSGGGTPITIPASPFMKKLGCGTGVSVYLMDRVGKLNSSPWAVKKINSKCASKQVEVYQMRLNEEAELLKGINHPNIVGFRAFTTAKDGSKCLAMEYGGEQSLNDLIEKRRENGLKAFPAANIEKVALHVARGLQYLHNEKKLLHGDMKSCNIVVKGDFETIKICDVGVSLHLDENMKVSDPEAEYVGTEPWNPKEVLEEGGEITDKADIFAFGLTLWEMMTLYMPHLQMLDNEENEDDSIEISFDEDTYYEHLGTRPPLDAALLGGSYRRMVELFSLCTEENPKKRPSAAQIVQVLEENAALDRAPCEVIVID, translated from the exons ATGGCTTCTCTAAATGAGGACAGAGCGTTTAAAACCCCGATTCGAGGCCAGGTGAGGAGTTCTGGGAGCAGCGGAGGTGGGACTCCGATCACCATCCCTGCTTCACCTTTCATGAAGAAGCTGGGTTGTGGGACTGGAGTCAGTGTTTACCTCATGGACAG AGTGGGAAAGCTAAACTCCTCTCCATGGGCTGTGAAGAAGATCAACAGCAAATGTGCCTCCAAACAGGTTGAAGTTTACCAGATGCGTCTGAATGAGGAAGCCGAACTCCTGAAGGGAATAAACCATCCAAACATTGTTG GTTTCCGCGCCTTCACCACGGCAAAAGACGGCTCAAAGTGTCTGGCTATGGAGTATGGAGGTGAGCAGTCCCTCAATGACCTGATCGAGAAGCGGAGGGAGAACGGACTGAAAGCTTTTCCTGCTGCCAACATTGAGAAGGTGGCTCTGCATGTGGCACGTGGCCTGCAG TACCTTCACAATGAGAAGAAGCTTCTGCATGGCGACATGAAGTCATGTAACATTGTTGTCAAAGGGGATTTTGAAACGATCAAAATCTGCGATGTTGGCGTTTCTCTGCACCTCGATGAGAACATGAAAG TGTCCGACCCAGAAGCAGAGTATGTCGGCACAGAGCCGTGGAACCCGAAGGAAGTTCtggaggagggaggagaaaTCACGGACAAGGCCGACATCTTCGCCTTCGGTCTGACTCTGTGGGAGATGATGACTCTGTACATGCCGCACCTGCAGATGCTGGACAACGAGGAAAACGAGG ACGATTCCATAGAAATTAGCTTTGATGAGGACACTTACTATGAGCATTTGGGGACGCGGCCGCCGCTGGATGCGGCTTTGCTGGGCGGCTCGTACCGCAGGATGGTGGAGCTCTTCTCTCTTTGCACTGAGGAAAACCCCAAGAAGAGACCTTCAGCAGCGCAGATCGTCCAGGTCTTAGAGGAAAATGCTGCCCTGGACCGAGCACCATGTGAAGTGATCGTTATTGACTGA